The Methanohalophilus levihalophilus genome has a segment encoding these proteins:
- a CDS encoding glycosyltransferase family 4 protein — MNLHMKICILGHYPSSGEPFAGVSRVVYSLSHELSELGVELFLLKKKRYSSIFRKLGCKKDKKITICQVSHIELIIDLVNNKYDSITIHNISFFFLIPLILKKLNLIACKIVFVSHGLIDLEKQEKRYDYPLRYSFYQKLFFFWSDQIVSVSNQLKENIVNYYSINPSKITVINNGVGGIFFNRSSAKLDALPDKYALYVGEIARVKGLDFLLDSMQRVELPIVLIGHSSSYLEVLKIKFSELFEKGKVIHLENLTEDELLAAYSNATFLALVSRHEPYGLVSLEAMASGKPVIVSDKVGAKEVIENGRDGFIVPFGDVESLVDSMNFILNNRLDARKIGLLAQDKAVQNTWSKKAILYLKMYEEIIV; from the coding sequence TTGAACTTACATATGAAAATTTGTATACTTGGCCACTATCCTTCAAGTGGTGAACCTTTTGCTGGTGTTTCTAGGGTTGTTTATAGTTTATCTCATGAATTATCTGAGTTAGGCGTTGAGTTATTTTTATTAAAAAAAAAGCGATATAGTTCTATTTTTAGGAAACTTGGCTGCAAAAAAGATAAAAAAATTACTATTTGTCAAGTGTCGCATATTGAGTTAATTATCGATCTTGTAAACAATAAATATGATTCAATTACAATTCATAATATATCATTTTTCTTTTTAATTCCTTTGATATTAAAAAAGTTAAATTTAATAGCTTGTAAGATAGTTTTTGTTTCACATGGATTAATAGACTTAGAAAAACAAGAAAAAAGATATGATTATCCTTTAAGGTATTCTTTTTACCAAAAACTCTTCTTTTTTTGGTCGGATCAAATTGTAAGCGTTTCTAATCAATTAAAAGAAAACATTGTGAATTACTATTCAATTAATCCTAGTAAGATTACAGTAATTAATAATGGCGTGGGGGGTATTTTTTTCAACAGATCATCTGCCAAATTGGATGCATTACCAGACAAATATGCACTATATGTAGGAGAAATTGCCCGGGTAAAAGGATTAGATTTTTTGCTAGATTCCATGCAAAGAGTGGAATTACCAATTGTCTTAATTGGGCATTCATCTAGTTACTTGGAAGTTTTAAAGATCAAATTTTCAGAGCTTTTTGAAAAAGGAAAAGTTATCCATCTCGAAAATTTGACTGAAGATGAACTTTTGGCTGCGTATTCAAATGCAACTTTTTTAGCATTAGTCAGTCGCCATGAACCCTATGGTTTAGTAAGTTTAGAAGCTATGGCTTCGGGAAAACCAGTTATCGTTTCTGACAAAGTGGGTGCAAAAGAAGTAATTGAAAATGGTAGGGATGGATTTATTGTTCCTTTTGGGGATGTAGAGTCATTAGTAGATTCTATGAACTTCATTTTGAATAATAGATTAGACGCTAGAAAAATTGGTTTATTGGCTCAGGACAAAGCTGTTCAAAACACCTGGTCTAAAAAAGCAATTTTATATTTAAAAATGTATGAAGAAATTATCGTGTGA
- a CDS encoding glycosyltransferase has product MKVALFTGTILLQGKNLDVREAYVIERLKKLKNYDLSIEVLTPKVEESHLPHFRTLDYNMYKICYRKKIKFLSVALFSSFKLFKLNCDIIHCYTYQAAFIAQMINFLKRNKYFVLFEPMGLAYEESTTSKNKSWRSKLNRSFVKRIEKRTFQKSNGVIVYTEIMRTYVSQEFDISIDYIYVVPHGVNIPNNFVSKKEDEDRFREKLHIQNENKIAMYVGSLSELHGVMYLAEAMNYLKDKKQDISLVILGSGPLELTLKKYIRDKNLDNIFIRGFVPSDAIPFYLSLADVLLIPHAKCMQTELDQPTKLFEYLSSGKPIVSFKLQAIKEVVGENAILVEPDNPKKFSDSLLQLLEDEDLMNKLGLKGKEIVRTYTWAKSSEKQYESYLKLMNTYHN; this is encoded by the coding sequence ATGAAGGTAGCGCTTTTTACTGGTACAATTTTACTCCAAGGTAAGAATTTGGATGTTAGGGAAGCTTATGTTATAGAAAGATTAAAAAAACTTAAAAACTATGATCTTTCAATAGAAGTCCTTACTCCAAAAGTTGAAGAATCACATTTGCCTCACTTTCGGACTTTAGACTACAATATGTACAAAATTTGTTACAGAAAAAAAATAAAATTCCTTTCTGTAGCTTTATTTTCTTCTTTCAAATTGTTCAAGTTGAACTGTGATATCATACATTGTTATACTTATCAAGCGGCTTTTATTGCTCAAATGATTAACTTTTTAAAAAGGAATAAATATTTTGTTCTTTTCGAGCCAATGGGTTTAGCTTATGAAGAATCAACGACTTCAAAGAATAAATCTTGGAGAAGTAAGCTAAATAGATCTTTTGTAAAGAGGATTGAAAAGAGAACATTTCAAAAATCTAATGGGGTAATTGTTTATACGGAAATAATGCGTACATATGTGTCTCAGGAATTCGATATATCCATAGATTATATCTATGTAGTTCCACACGGTGTGAATATTCCAAATAATTTTGTTTCAAAGAAAGAAGATGAAGATCGTTTCAGAGAAAAGTTGCATATTCAAAATGAAAATAAAATTGCAATGTATGTTGGCTCATTGTCGGAATTACATGGTGTTATGTACTTAGCTGAAGCCATGAACTATTTAAAAGATAAAAAGCAAGATATTAGCTTAGTAATTCTTGGCAGTGGTCCTCTTGAATTGACGTTAAAAAAATACATCAGAGATAAAAACTTGGATAATATTTTTATACGGGGTTTTGTTCCATCCGATGCAATTCCATTTTACTTATCTCTAGCAGATGTTTTGTTGATACCTCATGCTAAGTGCATGCAAACTGAGCTTGATCAACCCACTAAATTGTTTGAATATTTATCCAGTGGTAAACCAATTGTATCATTTAAATTGCAAGCAATTAAAGAAGTGGTTGGTGAAAATGCAATTTTGGTCGAACCTGATAACCCAAAGAAGTTTAGTGACTCTTTGTTACAACTACTTGAGGATGAAGACTTGATGAATAAGCTTGGGTTAAAGGGGAAGGAGATCGTACGAACTTATACTTGGGCGAAATCTTCTGAAAAGCAATATGAATCCTATTTAAAGTTGATGAACACTTACCATAACTAA
- a CDS encoding glycosyltransferase family 2 protein, whose protein sequence is MGLKDYILITPCKDEEENLPNLTESVISQTIQPKIWVIVDDGSTDGTSKILETLSHEHSWIHVLTLSQKPRNLGIHVAHVYREGFDYAIKKCKNKRNAYNYVGCVDADIILEKDHFELLIEELSKNPNLGICSGRVGNIVGEKIVWSEYREDIPSGGARLWSRECFEETGGYLLTSSPDSVSNVKAKLRGWQTKQFCHIEVISSRPYASAEGQFKGYRKLGANNYYIGYAPLHIILKGIKMLYSRKGYFKTGIGIAYIYGYFLEFIKRAPKIDDPEIINYYSKARVKEILCRNLKSARKQK, encoded by the coding sequence ATGGGTTTGAAAGACTACATATTGATAACTCCTTGTAAAGATGAGGAAGAAAATCTTCCGAATCTTACAGAATCAGTTATTAGTCAAACAATACAACCAAAAATATGGGTTATTGTGGATGATGGAAGTACAGATGGTACATCCAAAATCTTGGAAACACTTTCACATGAACATTCTTGGATTCATGTACTAACTCTGTCTCAAAAACCAAGGAATTTGGGTATTCATGTTGCACATGTTTACAGAGAAGGCTTTGATTATGCAATAAAAAAATGCAAAAATAAGCGGAATGCATACAATTATGTTGGCTGTGTAGATGCTGACATTATCCTTGAAAAAGATCATTTTGAGTTGTTAATTGAAGAGCTTTCGAAAAATCCAAACCTTGGTATATGTAGTGGGAGAGTTGGAAACATAGTTGGTGAAAAAATAGTTTGGAGTGAGTATAGGGAAGATATTCCTTCAGGAGGTGCGCGTCTTTGGAGTAGAGAATGCTTTGAAGAAACTGGGGGGTATTTGCTAACTTCCAGTCCGGATAGTGTTTCTAATGTGAAAGCAAAGCTTAGGGGATGGCAAACTAAGCAATTTTGCCATATAGAAGTAATATCTTCAAGACCTTATGCATCTGCTGAAGGACAATTTAAAGGTTATCGGAAATTAGGAGCAAATAATTATTATATTGGGTATGCTCCACTTCATATTATATTAAAGGGAATAAAAATGTTATATAGTAGAAAAGGTTATTTTAAGACAGGCATCGGGATTGCATATATTTACGGCTATTTCCTTGAATTCATCAAAAGAGCTCCCAAAATAGATGATCCTGAGATAATTAATTATTATAGCAAGGCAAGGGTTAAAGAGATATTATGTCGGAATTTGAAATCAGCAAGAAAACAAAAGTAA